TTGGTCAGCGTGCTACGGCGTTGCTCAATGGAATCGATCAACCACTGGGCACCGTTGATCTTCTGTTTAATGAACTCGCGTTCTTCGGCCGAGCAGTCTGAGGCTTGCAGGCGACTCCGGTAGTATTTGCTGATGAACAGGTTCGGAACGCGGTCGTCATCGAGTCGAACTCGATACTCCCCTGATTCATCTTGTTCGAGAATGATGTCAGGGGTGACATTGGGAACATACGTTTCCAAAAATGCTGCGCCTGGTTTCGGATTGAGCAGGTGAAGTTCCATTCGCAGCTCTTGGATCTGTTCGATCGAGAAGCCGGTTTTCTTGGAGATTTGTGGGAGGCGGTTTTCGGCCAGATCATTTAAGTAAAACCGAATGAGCTTCTGCAATTCCTCGAAATGCGGACTCTGGGGATCAAGTTGCAAGATCAAGCATTCGGCGAGATCCCGCGCAGCAATTCCGGTGGGCTCGAGCGACTGGACCACCCGCAGCGCCTCTTCGGCTTTGGCGAGATCCTCTTTGGTATGGCCGGGGGGCAACATGTCAGCGACCGGCGTGCGCAGGTAGCCGCCGTCGGACGCGTTAAGCGTACTGATGATTCGCTCCGCGATTTGCTCGACCTCGTCGTCAATATCCATCTCGGCGAGTTGATGGAGCAGGAAGTCGTTGAGTGATTCCGGGCGGGATTGGGCGTTCGCCATCATGTCGTGCCGCCGATCGGCTTCCTCGGACATGCGGTTGCTGCTGCGGCGAAACGAGTCGTCGAAATTGCTCGATGAGTCGGCGTCCATGTTGAGCAGTCGCTCAAAGTCATCCTTATTATCGTGATCGTTGTCGACGACCAGCTCTTTTTCATTTTCGCTGCGTGAATCCTTGCTCGACGAGTCTTCGTCGGCATCATCCGGCGACATCGGGTCGCCTGAAACCTGCTCGAGCAGCGGATTTTCGTTCATTTCCTGCTCGATACGCTCCTGCAACGCGAGCGTCGGCATCTGCAGAATTTCCATCGACTGGATCATCCGAGGTGCAAGTTTCTGCACCTGGCTCTGTCGGGCGTGTAGCCCCACTGACATCCGCATGGGAATCCCATTCTCTCAAAGAAAAGTAACCTGATAACACGTCCGCCTTATTCTAGAGCGAATACGGTGCCAACGGTAAGAACGGTTTTCGTTTTTTCTGATAATTTGAGCTGCAAAAAGCACTCAGAGTTTCTGTCGTCCCGTGAGAGCGTCGGCAATGATCTCGCGATTGGCATACTCAAGGACGCTGCCAGCGGTGATTCCACGTGCTAAACGTGTGATTTCGACGGGGAACTCACTGAGTTGATTGGAAAGATATAGCGAGGTGCCGTCACCCTCGACGGTCGGATTGGTGGCCATGATAATTTCGGAAAAATTTCCCGTCCGGACCCGCTCCACTAACGCGTCGATCGTCAATTGGTCCGGTGTCACGCCATCGAGCGGGG
This genomic window from Allorhodopirellula heiligendammensis contains:
- the rpoN gene encoding RNA polymerase factor sigma-54, producing MRMSVGLHARQSQVQKLAPRMIQSMEILQMPTLALQERIEQEMNENPLLEQVSGDPMSPDDADEDSSSKDSRSENEKELVVDNDHDNKDDFERLLNMDADSSSNFDDSFRRSSNRMSEEADRRHDMMANAQSRPESLNDFLLHQLAEMDIDDEVEQIAERIISTLNASDGGYLRTPVADMLPPGHTKEDLAKAEEALRVVQSLEPTGIAARDLAECLILQLDPQSPHFEELQKLIRFYLNDLAENRLPQISKKTGFSIEQIQELRMELHLLNPKPGAAFLETYVPNVTPDIILEQDESGEYRVRLDDDRVPNLFISKYYRSRLQASDCSAEEREFIKQKINGAQWLIDSIEQRRSTLTKVSEAIVEHQKRFLDEGPEAIEPLKMQQIADKVGVHVTTVSRAVDDKWIQTPRGILPLRRFFVGGTQTDDGDDVAWDTIRLKLQELIDKEDKSKPFSDEALVEELQNAGMSVARRTVTKYRKKMGIPSSRQRRDWTLTST